One window of Quercus robur chromosome 5, dhQueRobu3.1, whole genome shotgun sequence genomic DNA carries:
- the LOC126727918 gene encoding uncharacterized mitochondrial protein AtMg00310-like, which translates to MEDLQAIQHILSLYEGASGQQINREKTTLFFSKAVPEEKKRDILSFLGVPEIKESEKYLGLPAVVGRNKKASLNYIKERVWAKLQGWKEKLLSQAGREILLKAVVQAIPTFAMSCFKLPVGLCKDIEMQIRNFWWGERGSQRKIHWKSWEVLCKPKEEGGMGFKDLVRFNEAMLAKQIWRLQIDRNSLLFKVFSTKYFPTGSVLEAKSKKGSFAWQSILKARHVIEKGMLWRVGDGSQIRVFKDSWIPGCLPTKAVPLTQECKDDSTVSSLID; encoded by the coding sequence ATGGAGGATTTGCAAGCCATTCAACACATCCTATCGCTATATGAAGGGGCATCCGGTCAACAAATAAACCGGGAGAAGACAACCCTTTTCTTTAGCAAAGCAGTGCctgaagaaaagaagagagatatTCTAAGTTTCCTAGGAGTTCCAGAAATCAAGGAATCTGAAAAATACCTTGGTTTGCCTGCTGTGGTTGGTAGAAATAAAAAGGCAAGTCTCAATTATATCAAAGAGAGGGTGTGGGCAAAGCTTCAAGGTTGGAAGGAAAAGCTCCTATCTCAAGCGGGGAGAGAGATTTTGCTCAAGGCGGTGGTGCAAGCTATCCCCACATTTGCAATGAGTTGTTTCAAGTTGCCGGTGGGTTTGTGCAAGGATATTGAAATGCAAATCAGAAATTTTTGGTGGGGTGAACGTGGTAgtcaaagaaaaattcattggaagAGCTGGGAAGTTTTATGTAAACCGAAAGAGGAGGGAGGTATGGGGTTCAAAGATTTGGTGAGATTCAATGAGGCTATGCTTGCTAAACAAATATGGAGGCTACAAATAGATAGAAATTCTCTTCTGTTTAAGGTTTTCAGCACAAAATACTTTCCCACAGGTTCGGTATTGGAGGCAAAAAGCAAGAAGGGCTCCTTCGCTTGGCAAAGTATCCTTAAAGCAAGGCATGTCATTGAGAAGGGGATGTTATGGAGGGTTGGTGATGGATCACAGATTAGGGTGTTCAAGGATAGCTGGATTCCGGGCTGCCTTCCAACCAAGGCAGTACCACTCACGCAAGAGTGTAAAGATGACTCCACAGTTAGCTCACTAATAGACTAG
- the LOC126725278 gene encoding putative leucine-rich repeat receptor-like serine/threonine-protein kinase At2g19230, protein MNKSLLRKTKMNSASNLKARLLFVLAITFVGNSRLAAGSNQNAGRKLDEIPGFITIDCGGNEDYIDEETKIPYMSDKELIDTGIVKAVSPDSLGNLQQYAKNLRSFPNGTRNCYTLRPEQGKNNNYLIRARFVYGNYDGENQEPIFDLHLGVNEWTTVNLTEIRPFGDYYDIIHVPLTDYIDVCLVNTGHGVPFISALELRHLDNSIYQTHGRALTKIRGYDIGRNFSDFSIRYPNDTYDRSWKPVLFDWIPITTGSTIYSESSENPYNLPEVVLRTAAKTQNSSLPLSLYWSPPDSISKCYVYFHFVEIEKHEAGQQRELKIDLNGERYLTESVKLDYLKPQTIAQNEPPISGERIHFSISAAEGTKLPPILNALEIFVLKDLPNKPTAIDDVEAITDIKKLYNVTRNWQGDPCVPSEYSWDGLNCSGDNHPRIISLNLSSSNLTGEIATSFSNLKAMQSLDLSYNDLTGPLPEFLSELPNLNTLILSGNNLTGSVPEALLQKFRDGKLALSVGENPDLCPSVPCKRKKKKEVVVPIVASSIAAVLALLFIFSALVIYRRKRKGDMVTKSNIKSKNQQYSYSEVVSITNNFKTIIGGGGFGKVYLGKLKDETQVAVKLLSASSNQGYKEFRAEAQLLMIVHHKNLVSLVGYCDEGAKKALIYEYMANGNLLQHLSVTNTNVLTWNERIHIAVDAAHGLEYLHNGCKPPIIHRDLKPSNILLNEHMQAKIADFGLSRAFATENDSHVSTRPAGTLGYVDPEFQSSGNFNKKSDVYSFGIILFELITGRTAIVRGPVRNNHILDWVNPLIERGDVQNIIDPRLEGEFNSTSAWKAIEIAMSCIPSYAIQRPDMSYVLAELKECLALEMAHERTQRMATEGNLTTSNIPFKITHLKYESDIVPHSR, encoded by the exons ATGAACAAAAGTTTGCTGCGAAAGACCAAAATGAATAGCGCATCAAATCTAAAAGCGCGGCTCCTCTTTGTTTTAGCCATAACTTTTGTTGGCAACTCAAGACTAGCTGCAGGAAGTAATCAGAACGCTGGAAGAAAACTTGATGAAATTCCCG gtttcattaccattgatTGTGGCGGCAATGAGGATTACATTGATGAGGAAACCAAAATCCCTTACATGTCAGATAAAGAATTGATAGACACTGGAATAGTTAAGGCGGTATCCCCTGATTCACTTGGAAATCTTCAACAGTACGCCAAGAACTTGAGAAGTTTTCCCAATGGCACAAGGAATTGTTACACCCTGAGACCAGAGCAAGgcaaaaacaataattatttgatcAGGGCAAGATTCGTATATGGGAATTACGATGGTGAAAACCAGGAACCAATATTCGACCTACATCTTGGGGTTAATGAATGGACAACAGTAAATTTAACAGAAATTAGACCATTTGGTGATTATTATGACATCATTCATGTTCCCTTGACGGATTACATAGATGTGTGTCTAGTAAATACTGGTCATGGGGTGCCCTTTATTTCAGCATTGGAACTGCGGCATTTGGACAATTCCATTTATCAAACTCATGGCAGGGCACTTACAAAAATAAGGGGATATGACATTGGCAGGAACTTTTCTGACTTTAGCATCAG gtATCCAAATGATACCTATGATCGCAGTTGGAAACCTGTACTATTTGATTGGATCCCAATTACAACAGGCTCAACCATTTACAGTGAGAGCAGTGAGAATCCTTATAATTTACCAGAAGTAGTATTGAGGACTGCTGCCAAAACACAGAACTCAAGCTTGCCCTTGAGCTTATACTGGAGTCCTCCAGATTCTATTTCAAAATGCTATGTTTACTTTCACTTTGTTGAGATTGAGAAGCATGAAGCTGGCCAGCAGAGGGAattgaaaattgatttgaaCGGTGAGCGCTACCTGACAGAATCTGTTAAACTGGATTACCTAAAACCACAAACCATAGCCCAAAACGAACCACCAATTAGTGGAGAGCGGATTCACTTTTCAATATCTGCAGCTGAGGGAACTAAGCTTCCTCCAATCCTCAATGCTCTTGAGATTTTTGTGTTGAAAGATCTCCCAAATAAACCAACTGCCATAGATGATG ttgagGCTATCACAGACATCAAGAAACTTTACAATGTGACTAGAAACTGGCAAGGCGATCCATGTGTCCCAAGTGAATACTCTTGGGATGGTTTGAACTGCAGTGGTGACAATCATCCAAGGATCATCTCACT GAACTTGAGCTCAAGCAATTTGACAGGGGAGATTGCAACTTCGTTCTCCAATCTCAAGGCAATGCAGTCCTT GGATTTATCATACAATGACTTAACTGGGCCACTGCCAGAATTTTTGTCAGAACTACCGAATTTGAACACCCT TATTTTAAGTGGGAACAACCTCACAGGTTCAGTTCCTGAGGCTCTTCTGCAGAAATTTAGGGATGGGAAATTGGCCTTGAG TGTTGGCGAAAATCCAGATCTTTGTCCGTCAGTTCCatgcaagagaaagaagaaaaaggaggtTGTTGTTCCAATTGTTGCATCATCTATAGCAGCAGTCCTGGCCCTTCTCTTCATCTTTAGTGCTTTGGTTATCTatagaaggaaaagaaaaggag ATATGGTTACCAAATCCAACATCAAATCAAAGAATCAACAGTATAGCTACTCAGAAGTTGTGAGCATAACTAATAACTTTAAAACCATCATTGGAGGAGGAGGATTTGGAAAAGTGTACCTTGGCAAACTGAAAGATGAAACTCAAGTTGCTGTTAAGTTGCTCTCTGCTTCTTCAAACCAAGGCTATAAGGAATTTCGAGCAGAG GCACAACTTTTAATGATAGTTCATCATAAAAACTTGGTTTCTCTTGTTGGATACTGTGATGAGGGTGCAAAAAAGGCACTCATATATGAGTATATGGCTAATGGCAATTTGCTCCAGCATTTATCAG TGACGAACACAAATGTATTAACTTGGAACGAGAGAATTCATATTGCAGTGGATGCAGCACATG GGTTGGAGTATCTACATAATGGTTGCAAGCCACCTATAATCCATAGAGATTTGAAGCCCTCCAACATTTTATTAAATGAACACATGCAAGCCAAGATAGCTGATTTTGGGCTGTCTAGAGCCTTTGCAACTGAAAATGACTCTCATGTGTCAACTCGCCCAGCTGGTACATTAGGATACGTTGATCCTGA ATTTCAATCATCTGGAAACTTTAATAAGAAAAGCGATGTCTATAGCTTTGGGATTATTTTGTTTGAGCTAATCACTGGCCGCACTGCAATAGTACGAGGCCCTGTGAGAAACAATCACATACTTGACTGGGTTAATCCTTTGATTGAAAGGGGTGATGTTCAAAACATTATTGATCCAAGATTAGAAGGAGAATTCAATAGTACTTCTGCCTGGAAAGCTATAGAGATAGCCATGTCATGCATACCATCATATGCTATCCAAAGGCCAGACATGAGTTATGTGTTGGCAGAACTTAAAGAATGTTTAGCTCTGGAGATGGCTCATGAAAGAACTCAAAGGATGGCAACTGAGGGCAATTTAACAACTTCAAACATTCCATTTAAAATAACCCATTTGAAGTATGAATCAGATATTGTGCCCCATAGTAggtag
- the LOC126727917 gene encoding uncharacterized protein LOC126727917 has protein sequence MYKVNYDGACFVDEEKAGIGVVVRNDRGQVMGSLAEKIEMQPTVEVLEAMAARRAMIFMEELGLRHAVFEGDFELVVKALVGLCPDRSSIGHIIKDCKSLRGLFQTCSFSHVRRQGNGVAHALARRARMSFPLSVWMESVPADITYLVYVDVTS, from the coding sequence ATGTATAAGGTGAATTATGACGGGGCTTGCTTCGTGGATGAAGAGAAAGCAGGGATTGGTGTTGTGGTGCGGAATGATCGGGGTCAAGTTATGGGATCACTAGCAGAGAAAATTGAAATGCAGCCGACTGTGGAAGTCCTGGAGGCAATGGCAGCAAGGAGAGCGATGATATTCATGGAAGAGTTGGGCTTGAGACATGCAGTATTTGAGGGAGACTTCGAGCTTGTGGTAAAAGCACTAGTAGGCCTCTGCCCAGACCGGTCTAGTATTGGTCATATTATAAAAGATTGTAAGTCTTTAAGGGGTTTGTTCCAAACTTGTTCTTTCTCTCATGTTAGGCGGCAGGGCAACGGTGTTGCACATGCTTTAGCCAGGAGAGCTAGAATGTCTTTTCCTTTATCTGTTTGGATGGAATCTGTTCCAGCCGACATTACCTATCTAGTTTATGTTGATGTAACTTCATAA